In Poecile atricapillus isolate bPoeAtr1 chromosome W, bPoeAtr1.hap1, whole genome shotgun sequence, one DNA window encodes the following:
- the LOC131592271 gene encoding nucleoside diphosphate kinase 6-like → MAAPRRLQLTLALLKPDAVAHPLVSEAVHAAILRHRFLIVRAKELRCGPEQSRRFYREHAGRFFYQRLVEFMASGPVWAYILAHENAVPLWRSLMGPTKVFRARHSDPDSIRGAYGLTDTRNTTHGSDSPASASREIAFFFPEFDERRWYEQDEPRLRRGQLFYSPEERVHRVLRAQEADVT, encoded by the exons ATGGCGGCCCCGCGGCGCCTGCAGCTGACGCTGGCGCTGCTCAAGCCGGACGCGGTGGCCCATCCGCTCGTGAGCGAG GCCGTGCACGCCGCCATCCTCCGTCACCGGTTCCTCATCGTCCGCGCCAAGGAGCTGCGCTGCGGCCCGGAGCAGAGCCGCCGCTTCTACCGGGAGCACGCCG GGCGGTTCTTCTACCAGCGGCTGGTGGAGTTCATGGCCAG TGGCCCCGTGTGGGCTTACATCCTGGCCCACGAGAATGCTGTCCCTCTCTGGAGATCCCTGATGGGACCCACTAAAGTGTTCCGAGCCCGACACAGCGACCCAGACTCCATCCGAGGTGCCTATGGCCTCACAGACACCAGGAACACGACCCATGGCTCAG ATTCACCTGCCTCAGCCAGCAGAGAAATTGCCTTTTTCTTCCCCGAGTTCGATGAGCGGCGCTGGTACGAGCAGGACGAGCCCCGGCTCCGCCGCGGGCAGCTGTTCTACAGCCCCGAGGAGCGCGTGCACCGTGTGCTCAGGGCACAGGAGGCAGACGTGACCTGA
- the LOC131592305 gene encoding rab-like protein 2A, translating into MATAAEEQGRARAGEEGPDGARDEAAAGAEETVKIICLGDSAVGKSKLLERFLLDGFRPQQLSTFALTLYQHRARLGGQEIRVDFWDTAGQERFRSMHASYYHQAHACIMVFDVQRKVTYKNLNNWYKELREFRPEIPCIVVANKIDADMKVTQKSFNFARKFSLPFYFVSAADGTNVVKLFNDAIRLAVAYKQHSGDFMDEVLRELESFDLQNTSKDLSDKGKSCTEEEPSSA; encoded by the exons ATGGCGACGGCGGCGGAGGAGcagggccgggcccgggccgggGAGGAAGGCCCGGATGGGGCCCGGGATGAGGCCGCAGCCGGTGCTGAGGAGACGGTGAAGATTATCTGCCTGGGCGACAGCGCCGTGGGGAAGTCCAA GCTGCTGGAGCGGTTCCTGCTCGATGGCTT CCgcccccagcagctctccacGTTCGCCCTGACGCTGTACCAGCACCGCGCCCGGCTGGGCGGGCAGGAGATCCGCGTGG ACTTCTGGGACACGGCGGGCCAGGAGCGGTTCCGGAGCATGCACGCCTCCTACTACCACCAGGCCCATGCCTGCATCATG GTGTTTGATGTACAGCGGAAGGTCACCTACAAGAACCTGAACAACTGGTacaaggagctgagggaattcCGCCCAGAGATTCCATGCATTGTAGTGGCCAACAAGATTGATG CGGATATGAAGGTGACCCAAAAAAGCTTCAATTTTGCCCGGAAGTTCAGTTTGCCCTTTTACTTCGTGTCTGCTGCCGATGGCACCAACGTGGTGAAG CTCTTCAACGACGCCATCAGACTGGCTGTGGCTTACAAACAGCACTCGGGAGACTTCATGGATGAggtcctgagggagctggag AGTTTTGATCTACAGAACACAAGCAAGGATTTGTCAGATAAAGGGAAGAGCTGCACTGAAGAGGAGCCCTCATCTGCCTAG
- the LOC131592363 gene encoding acrosin-like — MAFLWLLILLALAWPVGGTWDTCSGTCGLRPMASDHSSAVLDYGSVASAAGTSHVMGGTSVQPGAWPGIVSIQATWENGTWHMCTGVLLSSQWVLTVAHCFARGGDISTWEVVLGAIDLTQLGPEAEVRHIQRLLVHRHYVPATARNDIALLELEQPVECSDYIQLGCVPDASLRVSELKSCYIAGWNFARAQGTGMVLQESKVHLMDTELCNSSPWYAGAVHADNLCAGYPQGGIDTCQGDSGGPLVCKDNRADYFWLVGMNSWGKGCDRARHPGVYTSTQHFYNWILLQTGLSPAERAGPAPEPVVTLAPEQSLEPEEPEEPEEPEEPEEPEEHIRLTPEYSQRPVVTSSGTSLPVLFPHQILVQFWNLLQEFLQFLKDKEA, encoded by the exons ATGGCTTTTCTGTGGCTTCTCatcctgctggccctggcctGGCCCGTGGGAGGCACCTGGGACACCTGCAG CGGGACCTGTGGGCTCCGGCCCATGGCTTCTGACCACAGCTCTGCAGTTCTCGACTACGGCTCCGtggcttctgctgctggcacgTCCCATGTCATGGGTGGCACCAGTGTCCAGCCAGGGGCCTGGCCTGGCATTGTCAGCATCCAGGCCACCTGGGAGAACGGCACGTGGCACATGTGCACCGGTGTCCTCCTCAGCTCCCAGTGGGTCCTCACGGTCGCACACTGCTTCGCCAGGGGCGG GGACATCTCCACGTGGGAGGTGGTGTTGGGGGCCATAGATCTGACTCAGCTGGGCCCTGAGGCTGAGGTGAGACACATCCAGAGGCTCCTGGTACACCGGCACTACGTGCCTGCCACGGCGAGGAATGACATcgccctgctggagctggagcagcccgTGGAGTGCAGCGACTACATCCAGCTGGGCTGCGTGCCCGACGCCTCGCTCAGGGTCTCGGAGCTGAAATCCTGCTACATCGCCGGCTGGAACTTTGCCAGAG CTCAGGGAACAGGCATGGTGCTGCAGGAGTCCAAGGTCCACCTGATGGACACGGAGCTCTGCAACAGCAGCCCATGGTACGCGGGGGCCGTTCATGCTGACAACCTGTGTGCTGGGTACCCGCAGGGTGGCATCGACACCTGCCAG ggggacagtgggggtcCCCTCGTCTGCAAGGACAACAGAGCCGACTACTTCTGGCTTGTGGGAATGAACAGCTGGGGAAAAGGCTGTGACAGAGCCAGGCACCCCGGGGTCTACACCTCCACTCAGCACTTCTACAACTGGATCCTGCTCCAGACGGGCCTGAGCCCAGCAGAAAGAGCCGGTCCAGCACCGGAGCCAGTTGTCACCTTGGCCCCTGAGCAGAGTCTGGAACCAGAGGAACCAGAAGAACCAGAGGAACCAGAGGAACCAGAGGAACCAGAGGAACACATCCGCTTGACCCCCGAGTACAGCCAGCGACCAGTGGTGACATCCTCGGGCACGTCACTGCCCGTGCTGTTCCCACACCAGATCCTGGTGCAATTCTGGAATCTGCTGCAGGAGTTCCTGCAGTTTCTGAAGGACAAAGAAGCTTGA